A window of the Nibribacter ruber genome harbors these coding sequences:
- a CDS encoding DUF5606 family protein — MPFDLREIASIAGMPGLYRIIAPTRSGIIVESLAEKPARSVAQARNRVSILHEISMYTNDEESTVPLEEIFDRVRTQYGDTLPVTSKSSNQELAKFMESVLPDYDQDRVYASDMKKLVQWYTLVSQFVTYKETAATEEAAVEAPAAQEEAEAPAKEAPKKTKAAAKK; from the coding sequence ATGCCATTTGACCTGAGAGAGATTGCCTCCATTGCCGGCATGCCCGGTTTATACCGTATTATAGCCCCTACCCGTAGCGGCATTATTGTAGAAAGCCTGGCAGAGAAACCAGCGCGCAGCGTGGCCCAGGCCCGTAATCGCGTTTCTATTCTGCATGAGATCTCCATGTACACCAATGACGAGGAAAGCACCGTGCCGTTAGAGGAAATCTTTGACCGCGTGCGCACCCAGTACGGAGACACCCTGCCGGTGACTAGCAAGTCTAGCAACCAGGAGCTGGCCAAGTTCATGGAGTCTGTCCTTCCTGACTATGACCAGGACCGCGTGTATGCCTCAGACATGAAAAAGCTGGTGCAGTGGTATACCTTGGTTAGCCAGTTTGTGACGTATAAAGAAACCGCTGCTACTGAAGAGGCCGCCGTAGAGGCTCCAGCCGCCCAAGAAGAAGCCGAGGCTCCTGCCAAAGAAGCACCAAAGAAAACCAAGGCAGCCGCTAAGAAATAA
- a CDS encoding energy transducer TonB: MKAKHTILAAFLALFTAGAFATTTEAPKAAVQTTKFPVAAHYEGGQDSLVAHIKRSIQYPAAAKRNRVMGQCIVSFLLNEDGSTSNFKILKEVGSGTGAEAMRVVQNLKFKAPGYSQTYSLPVNFKL; this comes from the coding sequence ATGAAAGCAAAACACACCATTCTGGCCGCTTTTCTGGCCTTGTTTACGGCCGGCGCCTTCGCCACCACCACTGAGGCCCCAAAGGCAGCCGTTCAGACCACCAAGTTTCCGGTAGCCGCGCATTATGAAGGCGGCCAGGACTCACTGGTAGCCCATATCAAACGCAGCATCCAATACCCTGCCGCCGCCAAGCGCAACAGAGTAATGGGCCAGTGCATTGTGAGCTTCCTGCTAAATGAAGACGGCTCTACCAGCAACTTCAAGATCTTGAAGGAAGTGGGCAGCGGTACCGGTGCCGAGGCCATGCGCGTGGTGCAGAACCTTAAATTCAAAGCCCCGGGCTACAGCCAGACCTACAGCCTGCCGGTGAACTTTAAACTTTAA
- the porT gene encoding type IX secretion/gliding motility protein PorT/SprT translates to MAFTYFWHKLHLHRRKITLALGVVLAFSLQPALAQRTIKGENLQGYESKIFRWGFSLGMNTSWYQLEHSNSYVERLKTADQSDDIAMNAKMGIGFNVNFIGAYRLSPDFVVRLQPGVGYYSRSVAYKGDVPTPENAQTAEDGTVLQEVNTFTGEFPVLIKYESLRRKNTQMYFIAGVKPSIVVGGQKKDNQILQVGTSDFSVDFGVGLDMFYPFFKFAPELRFSRGITDLHKPVDNNFNNSIQRMSSNTITLYLNFE, encoded by the coding sequence ATGGCATTCACTTACTTTTGGCATAAGCTCCATTTACACCGGCGTAAAATAACCCTGGCACTGGGCGTGGTACTGGCCTTCAGCCTACAACCGGCGCTGGCGCAACGCACCATCAAAGGCGAAAACCTGCAGGGCTATGAAAGCAAGATTTTTAGGTGGGGATTTTCCTTGGGCATGAACACGTCCTGGTACCAATTGGAGCACTCCAACAGCTATGTGGAGCGCCTGAAGACGGCAGACCAGAGCGATGACATTGCCATGAACGCCAAGATGGGCATTGGTTTCAACGTGAACTTCATAGGGGCCTACCGCCTGTCTCCAGACTTTGTGGTCAGGTTGCAGCCGGGCGTGGGGTATTACAGTAGATCTGTGGCCTACAAGGGGGACGTGCCAACACCAGAAAATGCGCAAACGGCAGAAGACGGAACGGTCTTGCAAGAGGTCAATACCTTCACTGGCGAGTTTCCAGTGCTGATCAAGTATGAGTCTCTGCGCCGCAAGAACACCCAGATGTACTTCATTGCCGGCGTAAAACCCTCCATTGTGGTGGGCGGCCAGAAGAAGGACAACCAGATTCTACAGGTGGGCACCTCAGACTTCAGCGTGGACTTTGGCGTGGGGCTGGACATGTTCTACCCATTCTTTAAGTTTGCCCCGGAGCTGCGCTTCTCCAGAGGCATCACAGACCTGCACAAGCCCGTTGACAATAACTTCAACAACAGCATCCAGCGCATGAGCAGCAACACCATCACCTTGTACCTCAACTTTGAGTAA
- the ubiE gene encoding bifunctional demethylmenaquinone methyltransferase/2-methoxy-6-polyprenyl-1,4-benzoquinol methylase UbiE yields MSVVPYKDQNEGKKTQVANMFNSIAKRYDFLNHFLSAGIDILWRKKAVSLLEKAQPKHILDIATGTGDFALEAVRLKPQQITGIDISEGMLAVGREKIQKRGLSHLIQLHVGDSENIQFPDNHFDAITVAFGVRNFENLEKGLSEMYRVLKPGGMAVILEFSKPQTFPMKQGYNFYFKNILPLFGKLISKDNAAYTYLPESVQAFPDGNDFLAIFQRVGFKETKWHSLTFGISSIYTGVK; encoded by the coding sequence ATGTCAGTAGTACCGTATAAAGATCAAAACGAGGGGAAGAAGACCCAGGTGGCCAACATGTTCAACAGCATAGCCAAGCGGTATGATTTCCTTAACCACTTCCTGAGCGCGGGCATAGACATTCTATGGCGCAAGAAAGCCGTAAGCCTGCTGGAAAAAGCCCAGCCCAAGCACATTCTGGACATTGCCACCGGCACCGGCGACTTCGCTCTGGAGGCAGTGCGCCTAAAACCGCAGCAGATCACGGGCATTGACATCTCTGAGGGCATGCTGGCCGTGGGCCGCGAAAAAATTCAGAAGCGCGGGCTCAGCCATTTGATTCAACTGCACGTAGGAGACTCAGAAAATATCCAGTTCCCAGACAATCACTTTGACGCCATCACGGTGGCCTTTGGGGTGCGCAACTTTGAGAACCTGGAGAAAGGCCTTTCTGAGATGTACCGGGTCCTGAAGCCGGGCGGCATGGCCGTGATACTGGAGTTCTCCAAGCCCCAGACCTTCCCCATGAAGCAGGGCTATAATTTTTATTTTAAGAATATTCTTCCCCTTTTTGGCAAACTGATTTCTAAAGACAATGCCGCCTACACCTACCTGCCCGAGTCTGTGCAGGCGTTCCCGGACGGCAATGATTTCCTGGCTATCTTCCAAAGAGTTGGTTTTAAAGAAACAAAATGGCATTCACTTACTTTTGGCATAAGCTCCATTTACACCGGCGTAAAATAA
- the yihA gene encoding ribosome biogenesis GTP-binding protein YihA/YsxC, protein MKIKEAKFICSNTRADLCPTTPLPEYAFIGRSNVGKSSLINMLTNYSKLAKTSSFPGKTQLINHFLINDEWYLVDLPGYGWAKVSKDSREAWRKMINYYLKSRPNLACVFVLIDSRLPAQKVDLDFIELLGTMEVPFVLIFTKTDKQSAPKTDANIAAFMQVLKETWEELPPFMKSSSESKEGREEILTFIEQTNDLYHNQENAY, encoded by the coding sequence ATGAAAATCAAAGAAGCCAAGTTTATCTGTAGCAACACCCGCGCCGACCTCTGCCCCACCACTCCTTTGCCGGAGTATGCGTTCATTGGCCGCTCCAACGTGGGCAAGTCTTCTTTGATCAACATGCTCACCAATTACTCCAAACTGGCCAAGACCTCTTCTTTCCCCGGCAAGACCCAGCTGATCAACCACTTTCTAATTAATGACGAGTGGTACCTGGTAGACTTACCGGGCTACGGCTGGGCTAAGGTGAGCAAAGACTCCCGCGAGGCCTGGCGCAAAATGATCAATTACTACCTCAAGAGCCGGCCCAACCTGGCCTGCGTGTTTGTGCTCATAGACTCGCGCCTGCCGGCCCAGAAAGTAGATTTAGATTTTATAGAGTTGCTGGGAACCATGGAGGTGCCTTTTGTGCTTATCTTCACAAAAACAGACAAGCAGTCCGCGCCCAAGACAGATGCCAACATTGCCGCATTCATGCAGGTTTTGAAGGAGACCTGGGAAGAACTGCCCCCGTTCATGAAAAGCTCTTCTGAGTCTAAGGAAGGCCGCGAGGAGATTCTTACCTTCATTGAACAAACCAATGACCTGTACCACAACCAAGAAAACGCTTACTAG
- a CDS encoding OmpA family protein, whose protein sequence is MDHLDKRLFRSSLFALALLFMATSAMAQSTRQLIRSGDKLFEQTNFRAALPFYERALEREPDNAKALYRAGISLIAFDKEKASEYIYKAYSLKPRVEDDVLYWLGRVDLVNYEFDKAIQHAQEYQKTLGKRDIEGKEQATLLVQHARNAKKEVASPRDVFVKNLGPTVNTPFSEHSPVISKDNNYLLFTSRGQNTTGGKEADDGEYFEDIFETRRLGPDTWETPRSLSGVLNGTGHDASIQLIDNDSKLLLYRQDENGDIFVSSREGGDWGKPAKLNRNINSRDFESDAYVTADGQTIYFSTNRFSENGDLDIYYAKRDKNGEWGEPKNFGNGVNTGFDEDSPYFTPDGLTMYFSSRGHTTMGGYDIFTIKYDTVARRWSRPVNVGYPINTPDDDTYYRLSGDGSLAYLSSYRMGGYGEKDIYTINYIKNAIVRGHVYSLRDSSIIPGVELVFTGKTAAGAPLEYRDVTKPDSGNYQVTVLSLRPYTITLSKDGATLATEQFEVPLSLSDTTVVEKDFYIDFVGGSSIDVSSYAFKKIYFDTDKYDLRPESIRELDNIVRIMKANPDLRISVDGHTDSRMPDSYNMLLGENRANAAYEYLIQQGVPANRLISRSYGERRPIAPNNSAENMQLNRRTEFTIIKGDAPKQ, encoded by the coding sequence ATGGATCACTTAGACAAGCGGTTGTTCAGATCTTCTCTTTTTGCCCTTGCGCTGCTTTTCATGGCTACTTCTGCCATGGCGCAGAGTACGCGGCAATTGATTAGAAGCGGAGACAAATTATTCGAGCAGACCAATTTCCGGGCGGCGCTTCCATTTTATGAGCGCGCATTGGAACGTGAGCCTGACAATGCCAAAGCCTTGTACCGGGCGGGTATCAGCTTAATTGCCTTTGACAAAGAGAAAGCCAGTGAGTACATCTATAAGGCCTATTCTCTAAAGCCTAGGGTGGAAGATGACGTACTGTACTGGTTGGGCCGCGTGGACCTGGTGAACTATGAGTTTGACAAGGCCATCCAGCACGCGCAGGAGTACCAGAAGACCTTGGGCAAGCGTGATATTGAAGGCAAGGAACAAGCCACCCTGTTGGTGCAGCACGCGCGTAACGCCAAGAAAGAAGTAGCCAGCCCTAGAGACGTGTTTGTGAAGAACCTGGGCCCTACGGTGAACACTCCTTTCTCTGAACACAGCCCCGTGATCTCTAAAGACAACAACTACCTGCTGTTTACCTCGCGCGGCCAGAACACCACCGGCGGCAAAGAGGCAGATGACGGAGAATACTTTGAAGACATCTTTGAAACCCGCCGCCTTGGACCAGACACCTGGGAGACGCCCCGTTCTTTGAGCGGCGTGTTAAACGGTACCGGCCATGATGCTTCTATCCAGTTGATTGACAACGACTCTAAGTTGTTGTTATACCGCCAGGATGAGAACGGTGACATTTTTGTGTCTAGCCGCGAAGGCGGAGACTGGGGCAAGCCTGCCAAACTAAACCGTAACATCAACTCCAGAGATTTTGAAAGTGATGCTTATGTGACGGCAGACGGCCAGACCATTTACTTCTCTACCAACCGCTTCTCTGAGAACGGTGACCTGGACATCTACTACGCCAAGCGCGACAAGAACGGCGAGTGGGGAGAGCCTAAGAACTTCGGGAACGGGGTGAACACTGGTTTTGATGAGGACAGCCCTTATTTCACGCCAGACGGCCTTACCATGTACTTCAGCTCACGTGGCCACACCACCATGGGCGGGTATGACATCTTCACCATCAAGTATGACACCGTGGCCCGCCGCTGGAGCCGTCCGGTGAACGTAGGGTACCCTATCAACACCCCAGATGATGACACGTATTACCGCCTGAGCGGTGACGGAAGTCTGGCCTACCTTTCTTCTTACCGCATGGGCGGTTACGGTGAAAAAGACATCTACACCATCAACTACATCAAAAACGCCATTGTGCGTGGCCATGTGTATAGCTTGCGTGACTCTTCCATCATACCCGGCGTAGAGTTGGTGTTCACGGGTAAAACCGCCGCCGGTGCGCCTTTGGAGTACCGAGACGTGACCAAGCCAGACTCAGGTAACTACCAGGTGACCGTGCTGTCTTTGCGCCCGTACACCATAACACTTTCTAAGGACGGTGCCACCCTAGCCACGGAGCAGTTTGAAGTGCCTCTTTCTTTGAGTGATACCACCGTGGTGGAAAAAGACTTCTACATTGACTTTGTTGGAGGCTCCAGCATTGACGTGTCTTCTTATGCTTTCAAGAAAATCTACTTTGACACAGACAAGTATGACCTGCGGCCTGAGTCTATCAGAGAGCTGGACAACATTGTGAGAATCATGAAAGCCAACCCAGATTTGAGAATCTCTGTAGACGGCCACACAGACTCCAGAATGCCAGACTCTTACAACATGCTGCTGGGTGAGAACAGAGCCAACGCCGCGTATGAATACCTGATTCAGCAGGGAGTGCCGGCCAACCGCCTGATCTCCAGAAGCTACGGTGAGCGCAGACCAATTGCGCCTAACAACTCTGCAGAGAACATGCAGTTGAACCGCCGCACAGAGTTCACCATCATTAAAGGTGATGCTCCTAAGCAATAA